The following proteins are encoded in a genomic region of Galbibacter sp. BG1:
- a CDS encoding DUF1553 domain-containing protein has translation MLFHFSIGSRILKRLVFAILLMALSVNFVACSVDVPKEVQVAYEDLPEQVDYNFHVKPILSDRCFNCHGPDENTRKAGLRLDVKEGMFRKLESGNKAFKSGSPYQSEVIARILSDDEELMMPPPESHLKLSAREKALILKWVEQGAEWKKHWAFIPPENKGTPKLDEENPLINNEIDEFVYDKLRQKGYNFSPKAPKEQLLRRLALDLTGLPPTLEELDLFLNDESPDAYEKMVDKYLSSNANAEKLTLDWLDLSRYADSHGLHADGWRSMWPWRDWVINAFKDNMPYDQFVTWQLAGDLLPNPSRDQILATAFNRNTPMTGEGGVIDEEFRLSYVFDRAETTSTAFLGLTVACAKCHDHKFDPISQKDYYEMSAFFNNVRELGMTGDDGNFGPLLTLTSKEEQKKADSLKKKIRSEEKELAITKKELASLEQFMDEIPTSFKKEDLIGYYPLEDVRKRKPNDPKYKGIAIYGNYLNNYIIDDNAYATMENPGKIVKGVVGNAIEITGDYDEIHLQNNPNFEFIDEFSAGLFVNTSKRKKGKTQTIMGTSGEKNGDWRGWEFYLDSTNSLNVRLMHALPENYFHIKTLDTLQKKKWYHVAFTYNGSGKADDVDIYINGSKVSSEIVHNKLYKSIKTYRTIRPDIIEPRTLKVGKSYRKYTGEDGIFKGMVDEIYFYKRKLTSGEIRVLAGTSLEEINSKNRSLVKEYWIEKTPQVAEVKDTLKELRKKWLEVMNPTLEIMVMEEMPEKRTSYLYKRGEYNQPGETVNANTLSALPAFPDSLPKNRLGLAKWLFMDNNPLTARVAVNRYWQMVFGSGLVDTPQDFGVQGNLPSHPELLDWLAIYFRENNWNVKKLLKKMVMSHTYQQISTPTEAMALKDPENTYLSRSNTYRLSAEAIRDNALAVSGLLVTQVGGASVKPYMPADLWAEKSSFSYKLLNYKEDMGDSLYRRSMYTFIRRTSPHPAMTAFDAPSRDVCTIERESTNTPLQALVLLNDEQFIEASRVLAERVQKEKEGVVENQIEMVFRLATSRKPSSKELQLLKELYGKQYDYFKNTPKATKDLLKVGEKPFDNSLDEEKTAALTIVSNTILNHDETFMRR, from the coding sequence ATGCTATTCCATTTTTCCATAGGGTCTCGAATTTTAAAAAGGTTGGTATTTGCTATTTTGTTAATGGCACTTTCCGTCAACTTTGTGGCTTGCTCTGTAGATGTACCTAAAGAGGTTCAAGTGGCTTATGAAGACTTGCCAGAACAAGTTGATTACAATTTTCATGTCAAGCCAATTTTGTCCGATCGTTGCTTCAATTGCCACGGCCCAGACGAAAATACTAGAAAGGCGGGTTTACGGTTGGATGTAAAGGAAGGCATGTTTAGGAAATTGGAGAGTGGAAACAAAGCATTTAAAAGTGGTAGTCCATACCAGAGTGAAGTTATTGCCCGTATTTTAAGTGATGATGAAGAACTAATGATGCCGCCTCCAGAATCCCATTTAAAGTTATCGGCACGCGAAAAGGCATTGATATTAAAATGGGTCGAGCAAGGCGCCGAATGGAAGAAGCATTGGGCATTTATTCCGCCAGAGAATAAAGGGACTCCAAAATTAGATGAAGAAAATCCTTTAATAAACAATGAAATAGATGAATTTGTTTACGATAAACTAAGGCAAAAAGGATATAATTTTTCTCCGAAAGCACCAAAAGAACAATTGCTGCGAAGACTGGCTTTAGATTTAACCGGACTCCCACCCACATTGGAAGAGCTCGATTTATTTTTAAATGATGAGAGCCCAGATGCGTATGAAAAAATGGTAGACAAGTATCTGTCATCCAATGCCAATGCCGAGAAGCTTACTTTAGATTGGTTGGATCTATCACGGTATGCAGATTCCCATGGCCTGCATGCAGACGGTTGGAGAAGCATGTGGCCTTGGCGCGATTGGGTAATTAATGCTTTTAAGGATAATATGCCCTACGACCAATTTGTTACTTGGCAATTGGCCGGGGATCTATTACCAAACCCAAGCAGGGATCAAATTTTAGCGACTGCATTTAACAGAAACACTCCCATGACGGGAGAAGGAGGTGTTATTGATGAAGAATTTCGGTTGTCTTATGTGTTCGATAGGGCAGAGACTACCAGTACTGCATTTTTGGGGTTAACCGTTGCTTGTGCCAAATGCCACGATCATAAATTCGACCCTATTTCGCAAAAGGATTATTACGAGATGTCCGCTTTTTTCAACAATGTTCGAGAGTTGGGGATGACAGGTGACGACGGAAATTTTGGTCCGCTACTAACCTTAACTTCAAAAGAGGAACAAAAAAAAGCAGATAGCCTTAAAAAGAAAATCCGTTCCGAAGAAAAAGAACTAGCAATTACAAAAAAAGAATTGGCTTCCTTGGAACAATTTATGGATGAAATACCTACGAGCTTTAAAAAAGAAGATCTTATTGGTTACTATCCGCTTGAAGATGTTCGAAAACGAAAGCCAAATGACCCCAAGTATAAGGGGATTGCGATTTATGGCAACTATTTGAACAATTATATTATAGATGATAATGCCTATGCAACCATGGAAAATCCTGGCAAGATTGTAAAAGGAGTGGTGGGAAATGCAATAGAAATAACTGGCGATTATGATGAAATACACCTACAGAACAATCCGAATTTCGAATTTATCGATGAATTTTCTGCGGGTCTGTTTGTAAACACTTCCAAGCGTAAAAAAGGGAAGACTCAAACAATTATGGGTACCAGTGGCGAAAAAAATGGAGATTGGAGAGGATGGGAGTTTTATTTGGATAGCACGAATAGTTTAAACGTTCGCCTAATGCATGCGCTTCCCGAAAATTATTTTCATATAAAGACCTTAGACACTTTACAGAAGAAGAAGTGGTATCATGTGGCCTTTACCTATAATGGAAGTGGTAAAGCAGATGATGTAGATATCTATATTAACGGAAGTAAAGTTTCTTCAGAAATAGTTCACAACAAATTATATAAATCCATAAAAACATACCGTACCATAAGGCCCGATATTATTGAACCCAGAACCCTAAAGGTTGGTAAAAGCTACCGTAAATATACCGGGGAAGATGGGATTTTTAAAGGGATGGTGGATGAGATTTATTTTTATAAAAGGAAATTGACTTCAGGGGAAATAAGGGTGCTTGCTGGAACATCCCTTGAGGAGATTAATAGTAAGAATAGATCCTTAGTAAAAGAATACTGGATAGAAAAAACGCCGCAAGTAGCTGAGGTAAAAGATACCCTCAAAGAGCTGCGGAAGAAATGGCTGGAGGTAATGAACCCTACCTTGGAGATTATGGTGATGGAAGAAATGCCAGAAAAAAGAACTTCTTATTTGTACAAGCGCGGGGAATACAACCAGCCCGGAGAAACAGTAAACGCCAATACCCTTAGTGCATTGCCGGCATTTCCAGATAGTCTACCGAAAAATAGGCTTGGTTTGGCTAAATGGCTGTTTATGGACAACAATCCATTAACGGCAAGGGTGGCGGTAAATAGATATTGGCAAATGGTTTTTGGAAGCGGACTCGTAGATACACCACAGGATTTTGGTGTCCAGGGTAACTTGCCGTCACATCCTGAATTATTGGACTGGCTCGCCATCTATTTTCGAGAAAATAATTGGAACGTTAAAAAGCTTTTGAAGAAAATGGTAATGTCTCATACCTATCAACAAATTTCCACCCCAACGGAGGCCATGGCACTTAAAGATCCAGAGAATACTTATCTATCAAGAAGTAATACCTATCGCTTGTCTGCAGAAGCCATAAGGGATAATGCATTAGCGGTAAGTGGACTCTTAGTGACCCAAGTAGGTGGGGCGAGTGTGAAGCCTTACATGCCAGCAGACCTTTGGGCTGAAAAGTCATCTTTCTCCTATAAACTTTTAAATTATAAAGAAGATATGGGCGATAGCCTTTACAGAAGAAGTATGTATACCTTTATAAGAAGAACTTCTCCACATCCTGCCATGACCGCTTTTGATGCTCCTTCCAGAGATGTTTGTACCATAGAAAGGGAGAGTACAAACACCCCATTACAGGCTTTGGTATTGCTTAATGACGAACAATTTATTGAAGCTTCCCGAGTGCTTGCTGAACGTGTTCAGAAAGAGAAAGAGGGCGTCGTGGAAAATCAAATTGAAATGGTTTTTCGTTTAGCCACCAGTAGGAAACCTTCTAGCAAGGAGCTACAGTTATTAAAAGAATTGTATGGAAAACAATATGATTATTTTAAAAATACCCCGAAGGCAACAAAAGACTTATTGAAGGTAGGAGAAAAACCCTTCGATAATTCGTTGGATGAAGAAAAAACTGCTGCGCTTACTATTGTCTCCAATACCATTCTCAATCACGATGAAACATTTATGAGAAGATAA
- the purE gene encoding 5-(carboxyamino)imidazole ribonucleotide mutase: MAKVAVIMGSTSDLPVMQDAIDVLNELGIEVSVDIVSAHRTPEKMYEFGKNAHKNGISAIIAGAGGAAHLPGMVASLSPLPVIGVPVKSSNSIDGWDSVLSILQMPGGVPVATVALNGAKNAGILAAQIIGSSNEEVLNRIIAYKESLKEKVIKGAAEIKK; the protein is encoded by the coding sequence ATGGCAAAAGTAGCTGTTATTATGGGGAGCACTAGTGATCTTCCCGTTATGCAAGACGCAATAGATGTACTTAACGAATTGGGAATTGAGGTAAGCGTGGATATTGTTTCTGCACATCGAACCCCAGAAAAAATGTATGAATTTGGTAAGAACGCACATAAAAATGGTATTTCGGCAATAATAGCCGGCGCAGGAGGTGCAGCACATTTACCTGGAATGGTAGCCTCTTTATCTCCATTGCCTGTAATTGGTGTACCAGTAAAAAGCAGTAATTCCATAGATGGTTGGGATTCTGTTCTATCCATCCTTCAAATGCCAGGAGGCGTTCCCGTTGCAACGGTAGCACTTAATGGCGCTAAAAACGCAGGGATTTTGGCAGCTCAAATTATAGGCTCATCCAACGAAGAGGTGTTAAACAGAATAATTGCTTATAAAGAATCGCTTAAAGAAAAAGTGATTAAGGGAGCTGCTGAAATAAAAAAATAG